Proteins from one Dysgonomonas sp. HDW5A genomic window:
- a CDS encoding two-component regulator propeller domain-containing protein produces the protein MKKTAVLLILILLSGFYNKSYSFQNKDNYYFKRLNITHGLSQNTVNAIIQDRKGFMWFGTKDGLNRFDGQSFQIFKYTPKKENSLGNSFVTTLFEDSEDNIWVGTDAGIYIYYPKEEIFKPFTLKATDGSVVEKTVTIISGDKEGNIWIVAEMQGLYCYNSQTQSFTNYQLKKSNIRSFNIDKTGTIWVSFYEGGLFFSKDNLKTLHSLKGENGKDLFMDEVISKTYLGPYNCLYVGSEKSGMKEVDLSTHKIRNLSLSDKSEELVFVRDFVPYLDNELWIGTESGIYIYNFKTDKSTHLRSSAYDTYSLSDNAVYSLFVDREEGLWIGTYFDGINYLPKQYTYFKKYYPTGRNTDLQGRRVREICESTNGTLWIGTEDNGLYNFNTKTNVFEFFAPSKDFTNVHGLCMDGDNLWVGTFSKGVRVINSQSQIVRSYFKGDNKNSLNDNSVFTICKTRTGDIYLGTLFGLLRYNKSTNEFTEIPELKDIFVYDIKEDSKGNLWLATYVNGAFRYDINRNKWTHYTHNEKDESSLPYNKVLSIFEDSKKRIWLTTQGRGFCQFDPEKETFIQYNSHNGMPNDVVFQILEDDNGLFWITTNNGLVKFNPEDKSIRVFTVANGLLSNQFNYKSGFKTDDGTMLFGSTDGLISFNPNSFSENKYIPPVVITDFLLFNKKVEVGKPDSPLKKSITFSDSIELTSKQNSFSLRIAAMSYQAPEMNKLMYKLEGFDKEWLPVTESSLITYSNIGHGDYIFKVRGSNSDGIWNNKETQLYIKILPPFYLSIWAYILYLLIIIVSVFLFIRYIKRRNNEKQRRLLNLFNQKKERELYNTKIEFFTNVAHEIRTPLTLIKGPLDNIIKKGNMDEETSLDLDIMSKNTSRLLNLTNQLLDFRKTEIQGLNMNFVECNISEILRETSIRFIPLEKQKELDFKLNIPQDDFFAHVDKEAFTKILSNLFNNALKYSETYVHISLVIDKDEDDVFHINIMNDGPVVPKEMREEIFKPFVRYNKNESQKTTVGTGIGLALSRSLAELHKGRLYMDEQLNINSFYLTLPVHQENTIQISGGSTVTGNSSVHAHPKVDRVKSDLPSILLVEDNHEMLLFVSRVLSNDYEVITAENGVKALEILDNVSVNLIISDIMMPQMDGFELCRAIKSDLNYSHVPIILLTAKTNLQSKIEAMDTGADAYIEKPFSNEYLLASVANLLQNREKVREAFTKSPFVAADTMAITKPDEEFLAKLNEIIQSNLSSPNFSIDDMADTFFMSRSSFYRKIKGIVGVSPNEFLRLERLKKAARLLKEDVAHVNEVCYMVGFNSPSYFTKCFYKQFEILPKDYTKTKGD, from the coding sequence ATGAAAAAAACAGCTGTGCTTCTTATACTTATTTTGTTAAGTGGTTTTTATAATAAAAGCTACTCTTTTCAAAACAAGGATAACTACTATTTTAAAAGACTAAATATCACACATGGCTTATCTCAAAATACAGTCAATGCCATTATACAAGATCGTAAAGGTTTTATGTGGTTTGGGACCAAGGATGGACTCAATCGGTTCGATGGTCAGTCTTTCCAGATATTTAAGTATACTCCCAAAAAGGAAAATAGTTTAGGAAATAGTTTTGTCACAACCTTATTTGAAGATAGTGAAGACAATATATGGGTAGGTACAGATGCCGGAATTTATATTTATTATCCGAAAGAAGAAATTTTCAAACCCTTTACATTAAAAGCTACCGATGGAAGTGTCGTAGAGAAAACGGTGACAATAATATCGGGAGATAAAGAAGGTAATATCTGGATTGTAGCCGAAATGCAAGGGCTGTATTGTTACAATTCACAGACACAAAGTTTTACCAATTATCAATTGAAAAAAAGCAATATCAGAAGCTTTAATATCGATAAAACAGGAACAATATGGGTTTCCTTTTATGAAGGAGGTTTATTTTTCTCTAAGGATAATCTAAAGACTTTACACTCTTTAAAAGGTGAAAACGGGAAAGATCTTTTCATGGATGAGGTTATCTCGAAGACTTATCTCGGACCTTATAATTGTTTATATGTTGGTTCCGAAAAAAGCGGGATGAAAGAGGTAGACCTATCAACTCACAAAATTCGGAATTTATCTTTATCCGATAAGTCAGAAGAACTTGTATTTGTGAGGGATTTTGTTCCTTATCTGGATAATGAATTGTGGATCGGAACAGAATCAGGAATCTATATCTATAATTTTAAAACGGACAAAAGCACACATCTTCGTAGCTCGGCTTATGACACTTACTCTTTATCGGATAACGCTGTGTATAGTTTGTTTGTTGATAGGGAAGAAGGACTGTGGATAGGTACTTATTTTGACGGTATTAATTATTTACCTAAGCAGTACACCTATTTCAAAAAGTATTATCCCACGGGTAGAAATACTGATTTGCAGGGACGCCGTGTTCGGGAAATATGTGAGAGTACCAATGGAACATTGTGGATAGGTACGGAAGACAACGGTTTATATAATTTCAATACAAAGACAAATGTTTTCGAGTTTTTTGCTCCGAGTAAAGACTTCACCAATGTACATGGCTTATGTATGGACGGCGATAACTTGTGGGTAGGAACCTTTTCGAAAGGAGTAAGGGTTATTAATTCACAAAGTCAGATAGTAAGATCTTATTTCAAGGGAGATAATAAAAACTCACTGAATGATAACAGTGTATTTACCATCTGCAAGACACGTACGGGCGACATATATTTAGGTACATTATTCGGACTGTTACGTTATAACAAGAGCACCAATGAGTTTACCGAGATTCCCGAACTAAAAGATATATTTGTTTATGACATAAAAGAAGATTCAAAAGGTAATCTATGGTTAGCCACTTATGTTAATGGAGCTTTCAGGTACGATATAAACAGAAATAAATGGACGCATTATACGCATAATGAGAAAGATGAAAGTAGTCTTCCCTATAATAAAGTACTGAGTATTTTTGAAGATAGTAAAAAACGAATCTGGCTAACAACTCAAGGGCGTGGATTTTGTCAATTTGATCCTGAAAAAGAAACATTTATACAATACAATTCGCATAATGGAATGCCCAATGATGTTGTTTTTCAAATATTGGAAGATGATAACGGGCTATTCTGGATAACGACCAATAACGGGCTTGTAAAATTCAATCCCGAAGATAAATCAATACGTGTTTTTACAGTAGCCAATGGGTTGTTAAGCAATCAGTTTAATTATAAGTCGGGCTTTAAAACAGATGATGGCACTATGCTATTTGGCAGTACGGATGGGCTTATATCATTTAACCCGAATTCTTTTTCCGAAAACAAATATATTCCGCCTGTTGTAATAACCGATTTTTTATTATTCAATAAAAAAGTGGAGGTAGGAAAACCCGATTCTCCTCTCAAAAAGAGTATCACATTTTCAGATTCTATAGAACTGACCTCCAAGCAAAATTCTTTCTCGCTGCGTATTGCAGCCATGAGTTACCAAGCACCCGAAATGAATAAGCTGATGTATAAATTGGAAGGATTTGACAAAGAGTGGCTTCCTGTTACAGAAAGTTCGTTGATTACCTATTCAAATATCGGGCATGGAGACTACATCTTTAAAGTACGTGGATCGAATAGCGATGGTATATGGAATAATAAAGAAACTCAGCTGTATATAAAAATACTCCCTCCGTTTTATTTATCTATTTGGGCATATATTCTTTATCTGCTCATTATTATTGTATCTGTTTTCTTATTTATAAGATATATAAAAAGACGTAATAATGAAAAACAACGCCGTTTACTTAATTTGTTTAACCAGAAAAAAGAGAGAGAGTTATATAATACAAAAATTGAATTCTTTACCAATGTAGCACACGAAATACGTACACCCTTGACCCTGATAAAAGGTCCTCTTGATAATATCATAAAGAAAGGAAATATGGATGAGGAAACAAGTCTGGACCTCGATATCATGAGTAAAAATACTTCACGTTTGCTTAATCTTACCAATCAGCTCCTTGATTTTAGAAAGACAGAAATACAAGGGCTTAATATGAATTTCGTGGAATGTAATATTTCGGAGATATTAAGAGAAACATCTATACGGTTTATTCCTTTGGAAAAGCAGAAAGAGCTTGATTTTAAACTAAATATTCCTCAGGATGATTTTTTTGCACATGTAGATAAAGAAGCATTTACCAAGATATTAAGTAATCTGTTTAATAATGCACTTAAATATTCGGAAACTTATGTACATATCTCACTTGTAATTGATAAAGACGAAGATGATGTTTTTCATATTAATATTATGAATGACGGGCCTGTTGTTCCTAAAGAGATGCGAGAAGAAATTTTTAAACCTTTTGTCAGATATAACAAGAACGAATCACAGAAAACCACTGTCGGAACAGGTATTGGTTTAGCATTATCAAGATCTTTAGCCGAATTGCATAAAGGGCGGTTATATATGGATGAACAATTAAATATAAATAGTTTTTACCTGACGCTTCCTGTTCATCAAGAAAATACGATTCAAATATCAGGAGGATCAACAGTTACAGGTAATTCTTCGGTTCATGCTCATCCTAAGGTCGATAGAGTAAAGAGTGATTTGCCATCCATATTGCTTGTTGAAGACAATCACGAAATGCTTTTGTTTGTAAGCAGAGTATTGTCTAATGATTATGAGGTTATTACTGCCGAGAATGGAGTCAAAGCATTAGAGATTCTTGACAATGTCTCGGTTAACCTTATTATTAGTGATATAATGATGCCGCAAATGGATGGTTTCGAATTATGTAGAGCTATAAAATCGGACTTGAATTATAGTCATGTCCCTATTATATTGCTTACAGCTAAAACCAATTTGCAATCGAAGATCGAGGCAATGGACACAGGTGCAGATGCTTATATCGAAAAGCCATTTTCGAATGAATATCTTTTGGCTAGTGTTGCAAATTTATTGCAGAACAGAGAAAAAGTAAGAGAAGCCTTTACTAAATCGCCATTTGTTGCAGCAGATACAATGGCGATAACAAAACCTGACGAAGAATTTCTAGCCAAATTAAACGAAATAATTCAATCGAACCTGAGTAGTCCTAATTTTAGTATAGACGACATGGCTGATACTTTTTTTATGAGCCGATCAAGTTTCTATCGGAAAATCAAAGGAATTGTGGGTGTTAGTCCGAATGAATTTTTGCGTCTCGAACGCTTGAAAAAAGCAGCCCGTTTACTCAAAGAAGACGTTGCACATGTAAATGAAGTCTGCTATATGGTTGGATTTAATTCACCCTCCTATTTCACAAAATGTTTTTATAAGCAATTTGAAATTTTACCTAAAGATTATACCAAAACTAAAGGAGACTAA
- a CDS encoding glycoside hydrolase family 43 protein — protein MNRYNFLLFCIIALFITGCQTTQADVPIEEPKTTLVPLGDPFILLYNNTYYAYGTNAENGIEVYTSDDLNKWKKENKLALHKNDTWANRWFWAPEVYYVNGKFYMYFSADEHIAVAVSDYPLGPFKQENKKPMLLGEKAIDNSLFIDDDGKAYLFFDRFNDGLNIWVAELTDDLLSIKEETMHPCIHVSQSWEEVWPRVNEGPFVIKRNGLYYMTYSANSYESPFYGVGCATTDNIMGEWTKYDENPLLQKPGDLVGVGHSATFKDKEGNLRIVFHAHRNKNNIHPRAMYISDVYFQNENGIDKMKINPEYSIPTLNK, from the coding sequence ATGAATAGATATAATTTTTTATTATTTTGCATTATTGCTCTGTTTATCACCGGATGTCAGACTACTCAAGCAGATGTGCCAATAGAAGAACCTAAAACAACTTTAGTTCCTCTGGGTGATCCATTTATATTGTTGTATAACAATACTTATTATGCATACGGAACCAATGCGGAGAATGGTATCGAAGTTTATACTTCAGACGACCTGAATAAATGGAAGAAAGAAAACAAGTTAGCTTTGCACAAAAACGATACTTGGGCAAACCGCTGGTTCTGGGCACCCGAAGTATACTATGTAAACGGTAAGTTCTATATGTATTTTTCGGCAGATGAACATATTGCTGTAGCAGTGTCCGATTATCCTTTAGGACCTTTTAAACAAGAGAATAAGAAACCTATGTTACTGGGTGAAAAAGCAATAGATAACTCATTATTTATAGATGATGATGGCAAGGCTTACCTGTTTTTCGACCGGTTTAATGACGGACTAAATATCTGGGTGGCTGAACTGACAGATGATTTGTTATCTATAAAAGAAGAAACCATGCATCCTTGTATACATGTTTCACAATCGTGGGAAGAAGTATGGCCCAGGGTAAACGAAGGTCCGTTTGTAATCAAAAGAAACGGTTTGTATTATATGACTTATTCTGCAAATAGCTACGAAAGCCCTTTCTATGGAGTTGGTTGTGCTACCACCGATAATATTATGGGGGAGTGGACAAAATATGACGAGAATCCATTGCTTCAAAAGCCGGGCGACTTAGTTGGGGTAGGGCATAGTGCTACATTTAAAGATAAAGAGGGTAATTTACGTATTGTATTTCATGCACATCGCAATAAAAACAATATTCATCCCAGAGCGATGTATATAAGTGATGTATATTTTCAGAATGAAAATGGTATTGATAAAATGAAAATCAACCCTGAATATAGTATACCCACACTAAACAAGTGA
- a CDS encoding family 43 glycosylhydrolase codes for MKKYELIKQRILLITLLSFVEISSLFSQNIQNPVLPHVADAGVIKYNGKYYIGGVFTDGSYYISDDLVKWTGPVHVLDMNNDWTTGTGAGNDQIHANDMLYLNGKFHLYWSVNYWGKDKHIVHIAHAEANDILGPYIEPVKSTWMDNRIDPKVFKDDDGKLYMYMVRFTDGNTIWVRPMKDPSTFSGAPVYQFASLPQTWETMDNRVAEGPWVMKYRNRYYMMYNANHTATEWGNYQLGVAEADSPTSFNHGTKYPYPLLLSNQTKVDEEYVDLLQFNKTYNPLFSYTTTLPQGDWKSPSFNDSAWQKGIGGFASEKIEGSTVRKQGTEWNTETIYLRKSFTANKSDIGNLALRVTHDGDTKIYLNGHLIYDKSEVDYKMINLSEKEKSALKDGDNCLAIESKSGKENYVNVSLFDMKRDKADDILFSPGQPNILRGLNGFEWWLIYMANKNKEIRSQYVNRIHFFDKTMHSDGITSSNTEGYFPEPTKPTYGDTFDDDKQSKNKWLFSDKEWIVTNGEFISNEQIPQTAVLEKNFEATDYYFEAGINITDKAGVIAWWKDKDNWLKVGLDSSTKSWYYQINTNGAIDTKSYLLPADFKFGVYHTIIVQRNSQIFSINIDEIPAPQLSIIKTNISDRGVPGLFSANGKSSFDGLIYTIGWDEFDSNIGSWKDSQSGEKALGKYTVSEKGLEVLDNRFQVFKGDFLSQYEFSTQITNSSDKGTAGIYPVFIDKDNYVKAVFDYNRQKLIVTRVVKGKIVLQNDYALDKWQTHYADIKYSDFIEKGYSFATPTWIEAIRLNRKAFYDENSFLDNMFDKVSAEYLKDGEWYPFTNTKIGIAEHPAYNEMSFDKVKTEGLRFINKDATDLNSYLYKIRVKEQFKDSYNLRCVKLKDTLLIFVDGKEVCRVKTSATPAQVGLFSENWLPIYNGIMRYHIPE; via the coding sequence ATGAAGAAATATGAACTAATTAAACAACGCATACTATTAATTACTCTCTTATCTTTTGTCGAAATCAGTTCGCTTTTTTCACAAAACATTCAAAATCCGGTTTTACCACATGTTGCCGATGCAGGTGTTATAAAATACAATGGAAAATATTATATCGGTGGAGTTTTCACTGATGGAAGCTATTACATATCCGATGATTTGGTGAAGTGGACTGGTCCTGTTCATGTATTGGATATGAATAATGATTGGACAACGGGAACAGGAGCAGGAAACGATCAGATTCATGCAAACGATATGCTCTATCTGAATGGTAAATTCCATTTGTATTGGTCAGTCAATTATTGGGGAAAAGATAAACACATCGTACACATTGCACATGCCGAAGCTAATGATATTTTGGGTCCATATATAGAGCCTGTAAAAAGTACTTGGATGGATAACCGGATTGATCCGAAAGTATTCAAAGACGATGATGGAAAACTATATATGTATATGGTTCGCTTTACGGATGGCAATACAATTTGGGTTCGCCCGATGAAAGACCCGTCTACATTTAGCGGAGCTCCTGTTTATCAGTTTGCGTCCTTACCCCAAACATGGGAAACAATGGACAATCGTGTCGCCGAAGGACCTTGGGTAATGAAATACCGCAACCGCTATTATATGATGTATAATGCCAATCATACGGCTACCGAATGGGGTAATTACCAATTGGGAGTAGCCGAAGCCGATTCGCCCACTTCGTTTAATCACGGAACAAAGTACCCGTATCCATTATTGTTGTCTAATCAAACTAAAGTAGATGAGGAGTATGTCGATTTGCTTCAATTCAACAAAACATATAATCCTCTTTTTTCTTACACAACTACGCTTCCTCAAGGTGATTGGAAATCTCCTTCGTTCAACGATTCTGCATGGCAAAAGGGAATAGGCGGTTTTGCTTCTGAGAAAATAGAAGGTTCTACTGTCCGTAAACAAGGCACAGAATGGAATACTGAAACGATTTATTTAAGAAAATCATTTACAGCAAACAAATCTGATATAGGTAATCTGGCATTGCGTGTAACTCACGATGGTGATACAAAAATATACTTGAATGGTCATCTTATATATGATAAGTCGGAAGTTGATTATAAGATGATAAATTTATCAGAAAAAGAAAAGTCTGCCTTAAAAGACGGAGATAATTGTCTGGCTATTGAAAGCAAATCAGGCAAAGAGAACTATGTAAATGTTTCACTCTTTGATATGAAAAGAGATAAAGCAGATGACATTCTTTTTTCACCCGGACAACCTAATATTCTGCGAGGGTTGAATGGCTTCGAATGGTGGCTGATTTATATGGCGAATAAGAATAAAGAAATCCGTAGCCAATATGTCAATCGAATACATTTTTTTGATAAAACAATGCACTCCGATGGCATAACAAGTTCAAATACCGAAGGTTATTTTCCTGAACCGACAAAACCTACCTATGGTGATACATTTGATGATGATAAGCAGTCAAAAAACAAATGGCTATTTTCTGATAAAGAATGGATTGTTACGAATGGAGAATTCATTTCTAATGAACAAATACCACAAACTGCTGTATTAGAGAAGAATTTTGAAGCAACTGATTATTATTTCGAAGCAGGCATAAATATAACAGATAAAGCAGGAGTAATTGCATGGTGGAAAGATAAAGACAACTGGCTGAAAGTAGGACTCGATTCTTCGACTAAGAGCTGGTATTATCAAATAAATACAAATGGAGCAATAGATACAAAATCGTATTTGCTACCGGCTGATTTTAAGTTTGGTGTATATCATACTATTATAGTACAACGAAATAGCCAAATCTTCTCGATAAATATAGATGAAATTCCTGCACCACAATTATCGATTATTAAAACAAATATATCGGATAGAGGAGTTCCCGGTTTGTTTTCGGCCAATGGTAAATCATCTTTCGATGGATTAATATATACAATCGGATGGGATGAATTTGATAGTAATATCGGTTCATGGAAAGATTCACAATCAGGAGAAAAGGCTTTGGGTAAATATACTGTTTCAGAAAAAGGACTGGAAGTTTTAGATAATAGATTTCAGGTTTTTAAAGGAGATTTTCTTTCTCAATATGAATTTTCGACACAAATAACCAATTCTTCGGATAAGGGAACGGCAGGTATATATCCCGTCTTTATTGATAAGGATAATTATGTAAAAGCTGTATTTGATTACAATCGGCAAAAGCTCATTGTAACAAGAGTTGTTAAGGGTAAAATCGTACTACAAAACGACTATGCTCTTGATAAATGGCAAACTCATTATGCAGATATTAAATACTCCGACTTCATTGAAAAAGGATATTCATTTGCAACCCCTACATGGATAGAGGCAATTCGATTAAACAGAAAGGCTTTTTATGATGAAAATAGTTTTTTAGATAATATGTTTGATAAAGTATCTGCCGAATACCTTAAAGATGGAGAGTGGTATCCTTTTACAAATACAAAAATTGGAATAGCTGAACATCCTGCATATAATGAAATGTCTTTCGACAAAGTAAAAACTGAGGGTTTACGCTTTATTAATAAGGATGCTACCGATCTGAACTCTTATCTGTACAAAATACGCGTAAAAGAGCAGTTCAAAGATTCATACAACCTAAGATGTGTGAAGCTGAAAGATACCTTACTCATTTTTGTAGATGGAAAAGAGGTCTGTCGTGTAAAAACTTCAGCAACACCTGCTCAGGTAGGTTTGTTTTCAGAAAATTGGTTACCAATCTACAATGGAATAATGAGATATCATATTCCCGAATAA